Within the Bacillus sp. FSL K6-3431 genome, the region AAATGACAGTTTGTTAGCCCAGTAGTCGCGTGCAATATTATTCCAAAGACCCACCTTTAGAAGATGTCAAAAAGGCCCTTTTACTAGCAAGAGGGCCTTTTTGCATCCATTAAAAATGAACGGATATATCTTCAACTAATCTTGTATACTTCTTATATATTTCTTGGTAAACATGATGATTTTCTTCATTTGGAGTAATTGCATTACCCAGGTTCACACTATGCTTTATCTCTTCAAATGAATTTACCTTACCAATCGCAACTAAGGCCGTCCACGCGGCTCCCCATGCAGAGCTATGATGAGTTTCTGCCACATATACCTCTTTGCCAAAAATATCCGCTAGCATTTGTAACCATATTGGCGACCTTGCAAGACCACCATTCACGTAAATAGTCTCTGATTTTCCCGCTAATCTTTCAAGTGCTTGCTCAATTTGGTACAAGTTGAACGTAATTCCCTCCAACACTGCACGTATGAAATGTTCCTGTTTATGTGTAATTGATACACCAGAAAAATTTCCAGTAGCCTGCTGATTCCAAATTGGCGCTCTTTCTCCGTTAATATACGGTAAGAAAATCATTCCTTCCGCACCAGGAGCTACCTCTTCAGCTTCAACAAGAAATTCTTCATAACTGCCCGGATAGTTTACTAATTCTTTTAACCATTGTAGCGCAATACCACCATTATTTGTCGCACCACCGATAATAGAATAGTCCTCTGAAAAGGCATAGCAAAATGTCTCCCGTTTATCATTTATGCGGAATCCATTTGCAAACTGTCTCACAGCCCCACTCGTACCGACTGTGATCGCAACTTCACCCGGAGAAATCGCACCAATACCCAAATTAGCAAGCTGACCGTCGGCCGATCCTATAGCCACTGGCGTCTCAGGCAAAATCCCCATTTCCTCTGCAAGATCATTATTCAATCCCGATAAAATTTCTGTTGGTGGAACAATATCTGATAATTGTTTTTTCTTAACATTCACAAGTGCCAATGCTTTTTCGTCCCATTGTAATGTCTCAGCATTCATGAGGCCACTTGCAGCAGCTATCGAATAGTCGGCAACCTTCTTACCAAACCATTTCATGAGGATATACTCTTTCACAGACATGAAATATTGAGCATTACGATACGGCTCATAATTTGTTTCTTTCATCCAAAGTAATTTCACTAATGGGGACATAGGATGAATAGGCACACCCGTCCGTTGGAAAAGCTCTTCCCCCTCTGCCTCTAGGAGTTTTTCAGCTTGTCCACTACTTCTACCGTCAGACCAAATAAGTGCACGCGATAATACTTCCCCCTTACCAGCCACGCAAATTAATGAGTGCATGGCACAAGAAAATCCCATCCCAACAATTTCTTCCTTTGGAACATTAGCTTTATCCATTACCATTCTAATTGCATGAACAGCGGCACGTTCAAGCTCATCTGGATCTTGCTCTGCCCAGCCTTGTTGTGGATGATATGTTTTAATCAGCTGTTCTGCCTCCGCTCTTACCTTGCCATCCATATCAAAAACAACAGCTTTGGCACTGGTAGTCCCAATATCAAGTCCAACTACAAACTTATGCGACATGAAGCTCCCCCTTTCCGGTGCAGGGCACCACCCGAATTTTGTGATTTTATATTGTCATTGAGCCAAATCCACCGTCCACACGTATCAAAGTCCCTGTAACAAAGCTTGACGCAGCATCAGATGCAAGCCAAACCGTCGCTCCTTGTAATTCGTCTGGTTCACCAAAGCGGTTCATTGGCGTATGGTTCATAATCGATTCAATTCGATCTTCGCTTAAAATTTTTCGGTTTTGTTCTGCTGGGAAAAAGCCAGGAATAATAGCATTTACTCTAATTCCATTAGGAGCAAATTCACGCGCCAAGAACTGTGTCACACTATTAACACCTGCTTTTGAAACTGAATATGTAAATACTCTAGACAATGGCGTTGTAGAAGAAACAGATGAGATATTAATAATACTTCCTTTTCTACCTTGCTCAATCATTTTTTTAGCAAATATTTGACATGTAATGACAATTCCTTTTAAGTTTACATCCATAATGTCATCCCATTCATCCATATCTAAATCAAAGAAAGGTGTCGGGCTATTTTTACCCGGTGCATTTAAAATTATATCCCAGCCACCTGACCAGCCTTCAATGTTTTCAGCCAATTGCTCTAGTGATTCTCGCGTACCGACATCTGCCTGAAATGCCATCGCTTCTCCACCCTTGGCTATAATTTCCTTCACTACTTCCTCTGCTTTTTCCAGATTACGTCCAACTATAGCAACCTTTGCACCATGCTCCGCAAGACCTAATGCCATCGATGATCCCAATACGCCATTACCGCCGATTGCTACGGCTGTTTTTCCCGTTAAATCAAATAGTTTACTCATCTCTATCTCCCTTTATCTAAAAAGTTATTTTATATTCTCTTTTTGATCAAATACTAATTCATACAAATCCGATATTTGCTCCATCTCGGAATGTTGTTTTACATGTTCCAATAATGCTTCTGATACTTCTATTTCACTAATTTCCAAAGTGTTTTTTATTCGTACCATTTTCACTTTAGTAAAATCAAGAATATTACATGTTTTAATCGCAGCTTGGAGAGCCATTCGATCATTTGCCAAAGTCGTAGCAATTTTAGTCGGAGCCACAACTGTAGATGTAAGGCCATTCGCATAAGTTGTTTCTAAATCCATTTTGTCAACAAGTCGCTGTGTCGTAAAATCGGCGGTTCCTACACCATTTGCATTTCCTTCTGTCTCTGGAGTAAGATCAAGTACAACCATTTTATTTACTTCAGGACCACCATGGGCATATGGAGTTGGGTAACGCCCTGTGATATTCGGATCCATGCCATCTCCACTAATATTTTTTCCGATTTCATCAATGATAAGCACATCCAACTGCTCAAAAAGAAGCTTCGGCAAGGATTTCTTTGCTTGTTCCTGGAGTTTAGTTTCTTTTTCTTCAACCTCATCGGCCATTAATACTTCGACTTCTACTACTTTATCAAATGCATTTTCAACCGTTGCCACACCAAATAAAAATGGTTTTTTCTCCATAATCATTTTCGCCATCTTCGGGACGTTTTCAGCCATATACTTAAACCCTAATTGATGGCATGCTTCCGCACCTTTTTGTTTGCCAAGTCCAATACTAATCATTTTCATTATTCCACTTTCAACCCTACCACGAAAAGCAGTATGTGGCTTCACTCGATTAATAACAACAATTCCATCAGCTTCAGATGCATACTTATCTAAATAAACCGGAAGACCATTTGGAAGCTCTCCTAGCTTTACAACTTCCATTGAAGAGCGAATTTCACACCCTGCACTTTCTTCAGTCACACCTAAATGTTCAAGAACGGCAATTTGCCCCTTGCCAGTAGCACCGCCATGGCTGCCCATACTTGGTACAATAAAAGGAGTAGCGCCCATTTCTTTTAAAAATTTCACTGTCGTTGCCGTTATTTCTGGCAGGCGGTCTATCCCTCTGCTTCCAACGGCGAGTGCAATTTCCATGCCTGGACGAATTAATGCTTGAATATGAGGGGTATTTAACTTTTCGTTCAGCACCTTATCCAATTGTTCGATTTTCCGATCGTCAAATCGTTGCTTTACCTTTGTCATTTTTGGGATAGGAATATCTTTTAATAATTCTTGAAGAATATTCATGAGTTTCCATCGCTCCTTTTTCATTCTTCTATTTTTATATAGTATTACTTTTTTCCATCTTATAACAAACTATCATAAATGTAACCCTTTTCATGAAAAACACTATAAATTTGTTGACCAAACAAATAATTAAAGATAGAATAACATTACATTGCAATTTCGTCAATCAAAAAGTAGATAATAATATGGTATTATTTAATAAATAGATGTGCTTAACAATTTGAAGGACTATTTATAAACTATGGGGTGGAGCTAGATGATTACCGGTGATGCAGCTTATATAAAAAAGTTAAATCGAGGTTTAATTTTAAGTACGATTATTGAACATAATGGCATTTCTCGCGCAAATTTATCGAAAGTAACAGGATTAAATAAAGCTACTATTTCTGTACAGGTTGCTGATTTACTTGAGGAAGAATTACTGATAGAAGGGCAACAAGAACATACAAATTTAGGAAGACGCCCAATTATTCTTACTTTAAATAAAACAGTTGGATACGCATTAGGAATTGATCTTGATAAGGACCAAATCATTTTTACCCTTTCCGACTTGCTGGGCTATCCTATACAAACTGAAACAGTAGCCCTTCACACTACTGACTACCAGCAAATACTTGATTTGCTGGTAGAGCATATACACATTTTTAAAACTAAATGTAGTGATAGTACCTACGGGATCATTGGGATTGTAATTGGGATTCATGGAATTGTTTCTAATGAAGAGGAAATTTATTTTATCCCTCAGCTAAACTGGCGAGAAAAAAGTTTAAAGGCAGATTTAGAAAAGAGTATAGCCGCTCCAATCTATATTGAAAACAATGCGAATTTATCTGCATTTGCAGAAAGAGTATATAAGTATAACCAGAGCAATCACTTACTCAGCATAACGATGCAAAGTGGGATTGGACTCGGCGTCATGATGAATGGCGAGCTACTCAAGGGGTATCATGGTTATGCTGGAGAAATGGGTCATATGATTGTTGTTCCTGACGGATTAGCATGTAACTGCGGCAATCGTGGTTGTTGGGAACAATATGCCTCAGAATCAAATTTTTTCAGGCAACTCAAAGCAAAGAAAGGTAGAGAAAATTTAACCTATCATGATTTTAAAGCATTAGTAGAATCAGGAGATCCGATTACATGTGAACTAATGGACAATTTCATTAAATATGTCGCAGTTGGTATGAATAATGTCATTAATTTATATAATCCCGAAATCATTATTCTTAACTGTGAGCTATTACATCTATATCCAAATGCAATTAAAAATATTAAAAGCAAACTTACTTCAACGATAAGTCATTACAGTAATTTGCACGTCTCTGTTCTCGGAAAGCAAGCTTGTGTCATGGGAGCATGCGTTTTCGCCATTAAAAGCTTCTTAGAAATATCGAATTTAAGCTTAGAAATCACAGAGGAAACAATGGCGCAATCAGGCGATTATTTGTTTTCTTAAAATACTAGACAGCTATATAAAAAATAGAGGCTGGGACATAACTAGCTTCCAAATAGTGAGAAAGGTGAAATTGAGCGCGCTCAATTTCACCTTTCTCTTTTATCGTTTGTTATTTATGTTCGAACCAATGTGTTGACCGTGAATTTTCGTAAATTCACGGCCATTAACGCTAGGCCCATTTCATTTTCGACCTTCGATTTTCCGCGAACTGAAAATCGAGTGAAACACAAATTAGCCTTCAAGAATCCAAAAACTGGTTCTACATCGATTTTGCGTCGACGGTAAATAGAATTCGTTTTTTCTTCTGAAAGCTTCGCTCTCACATATTCTTTTTGTTGTTCCCATTTCTTGTTCACCATTATCTTTCGATGATTTCCTTCTTTTGCTTTCGTACATAATGAACGGAATGGGCAATCTGAACAGTCTTCACACTCATAGATTTTAAATTCTCGCTCGAAACCTGACTTATCTGTACGAACAGAATGATATTTAAAGACAACGCGCTGTTGATTAGGGCAAGTATAGGTATCTTTCTCTTCATCGTAAAGCCAGTTAACTGAATTGAATTCGTTTTGTTTATATTTTTTATTTTGTTCTTTCAAATACATGTTATACGTAATTAACGCTTCTCGTTTACGATTTGAAAGAATATCATCATAATTTTGTTCACTACCATATCCTGCGTCCGCGACAATGTACTTCGGTAATGGAAGATAATGTTGCTCGATTTCATCTAGGAATGGAATTAATGTACGTGTGTCTGTTGGATTCGAAAATAAACTATAGGCAAGTGTATATTGACCTTCGGTCGAAATTTGTACATTATAACCAGGTTTCAATTGACCATTTTTCATATAATCATCTTTCATACGCATGAACGTCGCATCATGATCTGTTTTCGAATAACTATTACGCGTGCCAAAGATTTCAAAATGTCGTTCATATTTCTGTTTACGAACGATGTAATCCAGTAACTGTTTGCGGACCTGTTTTGGGAACTTCCGTTCACTCCTTAACGTTTTTCTTTCTGTATTGTCTGAAGATGCTTCAATCTTTTTGTCATAGTCGTTAATGACATCGTCTGCTTTTTGAACTATGCGGGCGAGTTCCTCAAGGGTTAATTCTTCTTCGCTTTCACGCTCAATTTCGGGTAAAATCTCTTTCTCAAGTAGCTCATTGTAGAGTTGATTTGATTTTTCAATTAATCCCTGATGATATTTCTCAATTGATTTTTTCCAGACAAATGTAAATTTATTCGCATTCGCTTCAATTTTTGTACCATCAATAAAAATTGCTTCTTGGTCAATAAGCTTTTCTTGGACTAACTGACAGCGAAATTGTACAAAGCATTGACGAATTAATTCTTTAACTTCAGGTTGCACACGAAAGCGATTAATTGTACGATAGCTCGGTTCGTATCCTTGTGCGAGCCACATCATGCGAATACTGTCTTTTAAAAGTGCTTCAATTTTACGACCCGAAAATACAGATTGAGTGTAGCCACATAAGATGATTTTAAGCATCATGCGGGGGTGATAGGCAGGACATCCCTCATTTCGAAGAAATGGTTCAAAGGCTTCCTGCGGGATGCTTTCAACTAAACAGTGAATGTGGAAGGCAATATCGTTATTTTGCAAATTTACTTCTAAATCTAAAGGTAAAACTAATTGATTCATGTTATAATTTTTAAACATAAGGATCCTACTTTCTGATTGGATTTAGTGTGGTAACTTAATTTTATCAGAAGTAGGCCTTTTTTTATTAAAAAAATAATTAAAGCCGGAGAAATTTTACTCATCGTAAAATTTCTCCGGCTTTTTCGTTTCAGAGGTAGGTTTTGTCCCAGCCTCTATTCCTACTTTGGTATGAAGGTATAAGTTTTTGCATTTCAGCTGAAAGTTTCAATAAGTTTAATCTATGTCTAGCTACAGGCGCCTTCCGCTAGTCTTTATTCCATCCACTCTGTATGGAATGTTCCTTCTTTATCAATGCGGTTATATGTGTGTGCACCGAAGTAATCACGCTGAGCTTGCAACAGATTCGCTGGTAATGTTTCTGTGCGATAGCTGTCATAATAAGCTGCAGCACTTGCGAAACATGGAACGGCAATTCCTCTTTCCACAGCAATAGAAACTACTTTTCTTAGTGCTTGCTGATAGCTTTCAACGATTTCTTTAAAATATGGATCAAGCAATAGGTTAGCTAGCGCCGGATCTTTGTCGTATGCTTCTTTGATTTTTTGCAAGAATTGCGCACGGATAATACATCCTCCGCGGAAAATCATGGCGATATCGCCATACTGTAAATCCCAGTTATATTCTTCTGATGCTGCACGCATTTGCGCAAATCCTTGAGCATATGAACAAATTTTGCTCATGTATAATGCTTTGCGAATTGCTTCGATTAACTCGTCTTTATCCCCATCATAAGCTGTCACTTCAGGACCTCTTAATAATTTACTTGCTGCAACACGCTCATCTTTCATTGCTGAAATGAAGCGAGCAAAAACGGATTCAGTAACCAATGGAAGTGGCACACCTAGATCAAGCGCATTTTGACTTGTCCATTTACCTGTCCCTTTTTGACCAGCTGTGTCTAGAATGACATCAACTAAAGGTTTACCAGTTTCTTCATCGGTTTTTGTAAAAATATCAGCAGTGATCTCGATTAAATAGCTATCAAGCTCGCCTTTATTCCATTCCGCAAATACTTTATGCAACTCTTCAGCATTAAGGCCTAGAATATTTTTCATCATAAAATAAGCTTCACAAATCAATTGCATATCGCCATATTCAATACCATTATGCACCATTTTCACATAATGACCGGCTCCATCTGGACCAATATATGTAGTACATGCTTCTCCGTCTACTTTTGCAGCGATTGCTTCAAAAATAGGAGCAACAAGTTCGTACGCTTCCTTTTGTCCACCAGGCATGATTGAAGGACCAGTTAGAGCACCTTCCTCTCCACCTGACACACCAGTTCCAATAAAATGAAGACCTGCTTCACTTAATTCTTTGTTACGACGAATTGTATCAGGGAAGAATGTATTTCCACCATCAATGAGAATATCGCCCTTTTCTAAATACGGTTTTAGTGATTCAATTGTTGCATCCGTTGGCGCACCGGCTTGTACCATAAGTAAAATTTTACGTGGCTTTTCTAACGAGTTAACAAATTCCTCAATTGAATACGAAGCAACTACATTTTTACCTT harbors:
- a CDS encoding gluconokinase yields the protein MSHKFVVGLDIGTTSAKAVVFDMDGKVRAEAEQLIKTYHPQQGWAEQDPDELERAAVHAIRMVMDKANVPKEEIVGMGFSCAMHSLICVAGKGEVLSRALIWSDGRSSGQAEKLLEAEGEELFQRTGVPIHPMSPLVKLLWMKETNYEPYRNAQYFMSVKEYILMKWFGKKVADYSIAAASGLMNAETLQWDEKALALVNVKKKQLSDIVPPTEILSGLNNDLAEEMGILPETPVAIGSADGQLANLGIGAISPGEVAITVGTSGAVRQFANGFRINDKRETFCYAFSEDYSIIGGATNNGGIALQWLKELVNYPGSYEEFLVEAEEVAPGAEGMIFLPYINGERAPIWNQQATGNFSGVSITHKQEHFIRAVLEGITFNLYQIEQALERLAGKSETIYVNGGLARSPIWLQMLADIFGKEVYVAETHHSSAWGAAWTALVAIGKVNSFEEIKHSVNLGNAITPNEENHHVYQEIYKKYTRLVEDISVHF
- a CDS encoding SDR family oxidoreductase encodes the protein MSKLFDLTGKTAVAIGGNGVLGSSMALGLAEHGAKVAIVGRNLEKAEEVVKEIIAKGGEAMAFQADVGTRESLEQLAENIEGWSGGWDIILNAPGKNSPTPFFDLDMDEWDDIMDVNLKGIVITCQIFAKKMIEQGRKGSIINISSVSSTTPLSRVFTYSVSKAGVNSVTQFLAREFAPNGIRVNAIIPGFFPAEQNRKILSEDRIESIMNHTPMNRFGEPDELQGATVWLASDAASSFVTGTLIRVDGGFGSMTI
- a CDS encoding lactate racemase domain-containing protein, which translates into the protein MNILQELLKDIPIPKMTKVKQRFDDRKIEQLDKVLNEKLNTPHIQALIRPGMEIALAVGSRGIDRLPEITATTVKFLKEMGATPFIVPSMGSHGGATGKGQIAVLEHLGVTEESAGCEIRSSMEVVKLGELPNGLPVYLDKYASEADGIVVINRVKPHTAFRGRVESGIMKMISIGLGKQKGAEACHQLGFKYMAENVPKMAKMIMEKKPFLFGVATVENAFDKVVEVEVLMADEVEEKETKLQEQAKKSLPKLLFEQLDVLIIDEIGKNISGDGMDPNITGRYPTPYAHGGPEVNKMVVLDLTPETEGNANGVGTADFTTQRLVDKMDLETTYANGLTSTVVAPTKIATTLANDRMALQAAIKTCNILDFTKVKMVRIKNTLEISEIEVSEALLEHVKQHSEMEQISDLYELVFDQKENIK
- a CDS encoding ROK family protein; amino-acid sequence: MITGDAAYIKKLNRGLILSTIIEHNGISRANLSKVTGLNKATISVQVADLLEEELLIEGQQEHTNLGRRPIILTLNKTVGYALGIDLDKDQIIFTLSDLLGYPIQTETVALHTTDYQQILDLLVEHIHIFKTKCSDSTYGIIGIVIGIHGIVSNEEEIYFIPQLNWREKSLKADLEKSIAAPIYIENNANLSAFAERVYKYNQSNHLLSITMQSGIGLGVMMNGELLKGYHGYAGEMGHMIVVPDGLACNCGNRGCWEQYASESNFFRQLKAKKGRENLTYHDFKALVESGDPITCELMDNFIKYVAVGMNNVINLYNPEIIILNCELLHLYPNAIKNIKSKLTSTISHYSNLHVSVLGKQACVMGACVFAIKSFLEISNLSLEITEETMAQSGDYLFS
- a CDS encoding IS1182 family transposase — its product is MFKNYNMNQLVLPLDLEVNLQNNDIAFHIHCLVESIPQEAFEPFLRNEGCPAYHPRMMLKIILCGYTQSVFSGRKIEALLKDSIRMMWLAQGYEPSYRTINRFRVQPEVKELIRQCFVQFRCQLVQEKLIDQEAIFIDGTKIEANANKFTFVWKKSIEKYHQGLIEKSNQLYNELLEKEILPEIERESEEELTLEELARIVQKADDVINDYDKKIEASSDNTERKTLRSERKFPKQVRKQLLDYIVRKQKYERHFEIFGTRNSYSKTDHDATFMRMKDDYMKNGQLKPGYNVQISTEGQYTLAYSLFSNPTDTRTLIPFLDEIEQHYLPLPKYIVADAGYGSEQNYDDILSNRKREALITYNMYLKEQNKKYKQNEFNSVNWLYDEEKDTYTCPNQQRVVFKYHSVRTDKSGFEREFKIYECEDCSDCPFRSLCTKAKEGNHRKIMVNKKWEQQKEYVRAKLSEEKTNSIYRRRKIDVEPVFGFLKANLCFTRFSVRGKSKVENEMGLALMAVNLRKFTVNTLVRT
- the gndA gene encoding NADP-dependent phosphogluconate dehydrogenase, with amino-acid sequence MSKQQIGVVGLAVMGKNLAMNIESRGYSVSVYNRSSHRTEDMMQNEAKGKNVVASYSIEEFVNSLEKPRKILLMVQAGAPTDATIESLKPYLEKGDILIDGGNTFFPDTIRRNKELSEAGLHFIGTGVSGGEEGALTGPSIMPGGQKEAYELVAPIFEAIAAKVDGEACTTYIGPDGAGHYVKMVHNGIEYGDMQLICEAYFMMKNILGLNAEELHKVFAEWNKGELDSYLIEITADIFTKTDEETGKPLVDVILDTAGQKGTGKWTSQNALDLGVPLPLVTESVFARFISAMKDERVAASKLLRGPEVTAYDGDKDELIEAIRKALYMSKICSYAQGFAQMRAASEEYNWDLQYGDIAMIFRGGCIIRAQFLQKIKEAYDKDPALANLLLDPYFKEIVESYQQALRKVVSIAVERGIAVPCFASAAAYYDSYRTETLPANLLQAQRDYFGAHTYNRIDKEGTFHTEWME